In Epinephelus fuscoguttatus linkage group LG15, E.fuscoguttatus.final_Chr_v1, a genomic segment contains:
- the cib3 gene encoding calcium and integrin-binding family member 3 isoform X1, translated as MGNKQTIFTAQQLDAYQDCTYFTRKEILRLFDRYRDLAPQLVPLDYTSHPDVKLPYELIGSMPELKDNPFRQRIAEVFSEDGEGNMTLDDFLDMFSVLSEMAPRDLKAYYAFKIYDFNNDDFICKSDLEKTLNKLTRNELTEDEVRMVCEKVIDEADLDNDGRLSLEDFQHMIVRAPDFLSTFHIRI; from the exons ATGGGGAATAAACAGACCATCTTTACAGCACAGCAGCTAGATGCCTATCAG GACTGCACATATTTTACAAGAAAAGAAATCCTCAG ACTGTTCGACCGCTACCGGGATTTGGCTCCGCAGCTCGTTCCCCTTGACTACACCAGCCACCCAGATGTGAAGCTACCATATGAGCTGATTGGCAGCATGCCAGAGCTGAAG GACAACCCCTTTCGGCAGAGGATTGCTGAGGTTTTCTCTGAAGACGGAGAGGGAAACATGACACTGGATGACTTCTTGGACATGTTTTCAGTCCTGAGTGAGATGGCGCCACGTGACCTCAAGGCCTACTACGCTTTCAAAATATATG ATTTCAACAACGATGACTTTATCTGCAAGTCAGACCTGGAGAAGACACTGAACAAGCTGACCCGTAATGAGCTGACGGAAGACGAGGTGAGGATGGTGTGTGAAAAGGTGATAGATGAGGCCGACCTGGACAACGACGGGCGTCTGTCACTGGAGGACTTCCAGCACATGATTGTTCGAGCTCCAGACTTCCTCAG CACCTTCCACATCAGGATATAA
- the cib3 gene encoding calcium and integrin-binding family member 3 isoform X2, whose amino-acid sequence MGNKQTIFTAQQLDAYQDNPFRQRIAEVFSEDGEGNMTLDDFLDMFSVLSEMAPRDLKAYYAFKIYDFNNDDFICKSDLEKTLNKLTRNELTEDEVRMVCEKVIDEADLDNDGRLSLEDFQHMIVRAPDFLSTFHIRI is encoded by the exons ATGGGGAATAAACAGACCATCTTTACAGCACAGCAGCTAGATGCCTATCAG GACAACCCCTTTCGGCAGAGGATTGCTGAGGTTTTCTCTGAAGACGGAGAGGGAAACATGACACTGGATGACTTCTTGGACATGTTTTCAGTCCTGAGTGAGATGGCGCCACGTGACCTCAAGGCCTACTACGCTTTCAAAATATATG ATTTCAACAACGATGACTTTATCTGCAAGTCAGACCTGGAGAAGACACTGAACAAGCTGACCCGTAATGAGCTGACGGAAGACGAGGTGAGGATGGTGTGTGAAAAGGTGATAGATGAGGCCGACCTGGACAACGACGGGCGTCTGTCACTGGAGGACTTCCAGCACATGATTGTTCGAGCTCCAGACTTCCTCAG CACCTTCCACATCAGGATATAA